A portion of the Edaphobacter bradus genome contains these proteins:
- a CDS encoding Uma2 family endonuclease has protein sequence MNFNLAEMPLPLRFRPETPMSDEELMRFCAANDDLRVERDANGEILVMTPAGNRTGRMNAAIIMALGAWAEIDGRGYVFDSNTGFTLPDGSMRSPDAAWVKKARWDALGEEEKERFSHICPEFIIELRSPSDSLVELQAKMDRWIANGVEVAWLIDPIAQAVSVYRRGDSPEMHYHPTSVQGSGVVAGFELVMARVWE, from the coding sequence ATGAACTTCAACCTCGCAGAGATGCCGCTTCCGCTTCGCTTCCGGCCTGAGACGCCGATGAGCGATGAGGAACTGATGCGTTTCTGCGCGGCCAACGATGACCTGCGGGTGGAGCGCGATGCCAATGGAGAGATTCTTGTAATGACGCCTGCAGGGAACCGTACGGGGCGAATGAACGCGGCGATTATCATGGCCCTCGGCGCGTGGGCGGAGATCGATGGCCGAGGGTACGTCTTCGACTCGAACACCGGATTCACCCTTCCCGATGGCTCGATGCGCAGTCCCGATGCTGCGTGGGTGAAAAAGGCGCGGTGGGATGCTCTCGGCGAAGAAGAGAAGGAACGCTTCTCACACATTTGCCCTGAGTTCATTATCGAGTTGCGGTCCCCGAGCGATAGCCTCGTTGAGCTTCAGGCCAAGATGGACCGGTGGATCGCTAATGGGGTTGAGGTTGCGTGGCTGATCGATCCGATTGCGCAGGCGGTTTCCGTCTACCGCCGGGGTGATTCTCCGGAGATGCATTATCATCCGACTTCGGTTCAGGGAAGTGGGGTTGTGGCAGGGTTTGAGTTGGTGATGGCGCGTGTGTGGGAATAG